A genomic stretch from Blastocatellia bacterium includes:
- a CDS encoding aconitase family protein: MIESLLHRTVTKRPETVRLSGRILFLTEDPDLIRRQLAGEDLQWDPSIKLRDDISTDEITPAHICFYFDETLGEFPYTGLKAGGQLPIGRGDVKRGGFVASVSGKRRGKGSSREQSPFAEMCAGIRVVVAENIERIYKQNCQNLGLLTTTNFDLLTSIRSGREIPLSAFTEGEDEITRQIIEYGGLFPFNVARLQGRAVVPPITTPPRPMTLGEKILARHLVVDLAENRVGVQAVKPGDAGFVRADLRFSHEYVTPMAAIFFEKYVGPDQPVADPQSILLFRDHLTFLDDVMPPERRAMGLLDLALQLKLKQEAFARRQGIRYHGELTDRKGSEGICHSIVLERYALPGQVIVGSDSHTPHSGAIGAIAFGIGTTDLFNSWITRDVRVRVPESVKIVIRGRKPENVTAKDFVLAILHLDYVRSGKAIGKIIEYAGEAVEALDIDERATLTNMAAEIGGFTGIVAPDQKTVDFLVQRRGLSRAEAERLVEGLESDREAEYAEVIELDASQLRPMVALPGDPGNGLFVSELGHEVKITIAYGGSCTAGKKEDMDMYARVLAEAVKRGRRVHPDVRFYIQFGSQDVREYCRQRGYLEIFQKAGAIVIEPSCGACINAGPGATVRPDEVAISAQNRNFPGRSGPGQLYLASPLTVAASALAGKIVEYLPERE, encoded by the coding sequence ATGATTGAGAGTTTGCTGCATCGAACTGTGACGAAACGCCCCGAGACCGTTCGCCTGAGCGGGCGGATCCTCTTTTTGACCGAAGATCCCGACCTGATCCGACGGCAACTCGCAGGAGAAGATCTTCAGTGGGATCCCTCGATCAAGCTCCGGGATGATATTTCCACCGATGAAATCACGCCGGCCCACATCTGTTTTTATTTCGATGAGACGCTCGGCGAGTTTCCCTACACGGGGCTGAAGGCGGGAGGCCAGCTCCCCATCGGGCGGGGAGACGTCAAGCGCGGCGGCTTCGTCGCCTCCGTTTCGGGCAAACGGCGAGGGAAAGGGAGCAGTCGGGAACAATCGCCGTTTGCCGAGATGTGCGCGGGAATCCGCGTCGTGGTGGCGGAAAATATTGAACGAATCTACAAACAAAACTGTCAAAATCTCGGCCTGCTGACGACGACTAACTTCGATCTGCTCACCTCGATTCGCTCCGGTCGGGAGATTCCCCTGAGCGCTTTCACCGAGGGAGAGGATGAAATCACCCGACAGATCATCGAATACGGGGGACTTTTTCCCTTCAACGTCGCGCGGCTCCAGGGGCGCGCCGTCGTTCCACCGATCACGACGCCTCCGCGACCGATGACCCTCGGCGAGAAAATCCTGGCGCGTCACCTGGTCGTGGATCTGGCCGAGAACCGAGTCGGGGTTCAAGCGGTGAAACCGGGCGATGCCGGATTCGTTCGCGCCGATCTCCGATTCAGCCACGAATACGTGACTCCGATGGCCGCCATTTTCTTTGAAAAATATGTCGGACCGGACCAACCGGTCGCCGATCCCCAGTCCATCCTGCTGTTCCGGGATCATCTGACGTTCCTCGACGATGTGATGCCGCCGGAGCGACGGGCGATGGGACTTCTTGATCTCGCCCTCCAGCTCAAGCTCAAGCAGGAAGCATTTGCCCGGCGACAGGGAATTCGGTATCACGGCGAACTCACCGACCGCAAAGGCTCCGAAGGCATCTGTCATAGCATCGTGCTCGAACGCTATGCCCTGCCCGGTCAGGTCATCGTGGGATCGGACTCGCACACACCCCATTCGGGAGCCATCGGCGCGATCGCCTTCGGCATCGGGACGACCGATCTCTTCAACTCCTGGATCACACGGGATGTCCGGGTGCGCGTCCCCGAATCGGTCAAGATCGTCATTCGCGGACGCAAGCCGGAGAACGTGACGGCGAAGGATTTCGTCCTGGCCATCCTGCATCTCGATTACGTCCGGAGCGGGAAAGCCATCGGCAAGATCATCGAGTATGCCGGTGAGGCCGTCGAGGCGCTTGACATTGATGAACGGGCCACGCTGACGAACATGGCGGCGGAGATCGGAGGATTCACCGGCATCGTCGCTCCCGATCAAAAGACCGTTGATTTCCTCGTGCAGCGGCGCGGCCTGTCACGAGCGGAAGCCGAACGACTCGTCGAGGGACTGGAAAGCGATCGGGAGGCCGAATACGCCGAGGTCATCGAACTCGATGCTTCGCAACTCCGACCGATGGTGGCGCTGCCCGGCGATCCGGGCAACGGTCTGTTTGTCTCCGAACTCGGCCATGAGGTGAAGATCACCATCGCCTATGGCGGCTCGTGTACCGCCGGGAAGAAAGAGGATATGGACATGTACGCGCGCGTTCTCGCCGAGGCGGTGAAACGCGGACGGCGCGTTCATCCCGATGTGCGATTCTACATTCAGTTTGGGTCGCAGGACGTGCGCGAGTATTGTCGGCAACGCGGCTATCTGGAGATCTTCCAGAAGGCCGGAGCCATTGTGATCGAACCGAGTTGCGGGGCCTGCATCAATGCCGGTCCGGGAGCGACCGTGCGTCCTGATGAAGTCGCCATCAGCGCGCAGAATCGAAACTTCCCCGGACGCAGCGGCCCCGGTCAGCTCTATCTGGCCAGTCCGCTGACGGTGGCGGCCTCGGCTCTCGCGGGCAAGATCGTCGAATATCTCCCCGAGAGGGAATGA
- the purF gene encoding amidophosphoribosyltransferase produces MCGIFGIYNHEEAARLTYFGLYALQHRGQESGGIAVATGQQMTVVRGMGYVSEIFTEETFASLSGRSAIGHVRYSTAGDVSLREAQPMLVGYHAGQIAVCHNGNMPRALRLRRLLQKEGAIFQSTSDTEVVLHLIARSRKPQLVEAIIEALTTLDGAYSMLFATPSCLIAVRDPHGFRPLLLGQLDGSVVFASESCAFDLIGATLIRDVEPGEMIVVDEGGMTSLFPFPRRRPTQCIFEHVYFSRPDSIIFGRPVSQSRYQLGRLLAREHPAEADVVVPVPDSGVAAAIGYASESGIPFVFGLVRNHYVGRTFIEPRATIRNLWVKVKLNPVRELLDGRRVVLVDDSIVRGTTCREIVQMVRSAGAREVHLRISCPPTLSPCYYGIDTPKKEELIAARMSVEEIRRFVGADSLGYLSYRSLLEACGDPEDTRYCTACYTGSYPTDVDPAYEPRAYASL; encoded by the coding sequence ATGTGTGGCATCTTTGGCATCTACAATCATGAGGAAGCTGCTCGGCTGACCTATTTTGGGCTCTACGCGCTTCAACATCGAGGACAGGAATCGGGGGGAATTGCCGTCGCGACCGGACAGCAGATGACGGTCGTGCGAGGCATGGGTTATGTGAGTGAGATTTTCACCGAAGAAACGTTCGCCTCACTCAGCGGCCGAAGCGCCATCGGTCACGTTCGTTACTCGACGGCCGGCGACGTGAGCCTGCGGGAAGCGCAACCGATGCTGGTGGGGTATCACGCCGGCCAGATCGCCGTTTGCCACAACGGGAACATGCCACGAGCACTGCGGCTGCGGCGCCTGCTCCAAAAGGAGGGGGCCATCTTCCAATCCACCAGCGATACTGAAGTCGTGCTGCATCTGATTGCCCGCTCGCGCAAGCCTCAACTGGTTGAGGCCATCATCGAGGCCCTCACGACGCTCGATGGAGCCTACTCGATGCTCTTTGCCACGCCCTCCTGTTTGATTGCCGTGCGCGATCCTCACGGGTTTCGCCCGCTGCTTCTCGGACAGCTCGACGGCTCGGTGGTGTTTGCCTCTGAAAGTTGTGCCTTCGATCTCATCGGCGCGACGCTCATCCGCGATGTCGAGCCGGGCGAAATGATCGTCGTTGATGAAGGGGGGATGACGTCCCTTTTCCCCTTCCCGCGTCGGCGGCCGACACAATGCATCTTCGAGCACGTCTACTTCTCCCGGCCCGATAGCATCATTTTTGGACGGCCGGTGAGCCAATCGCGGTATCAACTGGGTCGGCTCCTGGCCCGCGAGCATCCCGCCGAGGCGGACGTCGTCGTTCCGGTCCCCGATTCGGGCGTCGCGGCGGCCATCGGCTATGCCAGCGAATCCGGCATCCCGTTTGTCTTCGGCCTCGTCAGAAATCACTATGTCGGGCGAACATTCATCGAACCGCGCGCCACGATCCGCAATCTGTGGGTGAAGGTCAAGCTCAATCCCGTCCGCGAGCTGCTCGACGGACGCCGCGTCGTTCTGGTGGATGATTCGATTGTGCGGGGAACGACCTGTCGCGAAATCGTTCAGATGGTCCGCTCGGCCGGTGCCCGTGAAGTTCATCTGCGCATCAGTTGCCCTCCGACGCTCTCGCCCTGTTACTACGGCATTGACACGCCCAAAAAAGAAGAGTTGATCGCCGCTCGAATGTCGGTCGAGGAGATTCGCCGGTTCGTCGGAGCCGACAGTCTCGGCTATCTCAGCTACCGGTCGCTGCTCGAAGCCTGCGGTGATCCGGAGGACACGCGCTATTGCACGGCCTGTTACACCGGTTCTTATCCGACAGACGTTGATCCCGCCTACGAGCCTCGAGCGTATGCGAGCCTCTAA
- the cysK gene encoding cysteine synthase A — protein sequence MIKWDRNRKYARTILEAIGLTPLVRLNRITQGRRTEIFVKLEFLSPTSSLKDRIYAFMISRAEKRGELRPGMTILECSTGNAGISCALVAALKGYPCIIVMPEGMSEERKKMIRALGAELVFTPGGESDVDQALQKLDEIRRQNPDQFWVPGQFDNPDNIEAHFKTTGPEIWEQVGGQLDAFVVTVGSGGSLTGIGRYLRRKSHKIKIYAAEPAECPLLSRGQWGVHRIEGVSDGFIPRDLDLSLLNGVIVISSQDAVDMARRLAREEGIFCGLSSGANVAAAVKLAQHHPEIKRIVTLIADTGERYFSTELWGTPKKLTSPKRERSLDAYTREQLEIYQSTWEIIP from the coding sequence ATGATTAAGTGGGATCGGAACCGAAAGTACGCTCGGACTATCCTGGAAGCTATCGGGCTGACGCCGCTTGTCCGGCTCAACCGGATCACGCAGGGCCGGCGGACGGAAATCTTCGTCAAACTGGAGTTTCTCAGCCCCACCAGTAGTTTGAAGGATCGGATTTATGCTTTCATGATCAGCCGGGCGGAGAAGCGCGGGGAGTTGCGACCGGGCATGACGATTTTGGAATGTTCCACCGGCAATGCCGGAATCTCCTGTGCGCTGGTGGCCGCCCTGAAGGGGTACCCCTGCATCATCGTAATGCCCGAAGGCATGAGCGAAGAACGAAAGAAAATGATTCGAGCGCTGGGAGCGGAATTGGTCTTTACGCCGGGAGGAGAATCCGATGTGGACCAGGCCCTCCAGAAACTCGACGAGATTCGCCGCCAGAATCCTGATCAGTTCTGGGTGCCGGGACAGTTTGACAATCCCGATAACATTGAAGCCCACTTCAAAACAACGGGACCGGAGATTTGGGAGCAGGTGGGAGGGCAACTTGATGCGTTTGTGGTGACGGTCGGAAGCGGCGGTTCCCTCACCGGCATCGGACGTTATCTCCGCCGCAAGAGTCACAAGATCAAAATCTACGCGGCTGAGCCGGCGGAGTGCCCTTTGCTGTCGCGTGGACAATGGGGAGTGCATCGCATCGAGGGGGTCAGCGATGGATTCATCCCGCGCGATCTCGACCTGAGCCTGCTCAACGGCGTCATCGTCATCAGTTCCCAGGACGCTGTTGACATGGCCCGGCGGCTCGCCCGCGAGGAAGGGATTTTCTGTGGCCTCTCGTCAGGGGCCAACGTCGCCGCAGCGGTGAAACTGGCGCAGCATCACCCGGAGATCAAACGCATCGTCACCCTCATCGCCGATACCGGCGAGCGCTATTTCTCGACCGAACTGTGGGGAACGCCCAAGAAACTGACATCACCGAAGCGGGAACGTTCGCTCGACGCCTATACCCGCGAACAACTGGAGATTTATCAGTCCACCTGGGAGATTATTCCATAG